One Acetonema longum DSM 6540 DNA segment encodes these proteins:
- a CDS encoding DVU_1555 family C-GCAxxG-C-C protein, with translation MSDEMARMTQLHLQGFHCSQILLILGLERQGGSNPGLIRAMNGLAGGLGFTGKNCGALTGAVCLLGLYAGRGKLEEKEDRMLNVMIEELAIWFEEKFGKEYGGIDCRTILNDDPWNRMTRCPAMVSETYFKAMELLEYNGFVAKTDTGEAMI, from the coding sequence ATGTCCGATGAGATGGCCCGCATGACCCAATTGCACCTGCAGGGGTTTCATTGCAGCCAGATCCTCCTGATCCTGGGACTGGAACGGCAGGGGGGGAGCAATCCCGGCTTAATCCGGGCCATGAATGGATTGGCCGGGGGTTTAGGGTTTACCGGCAAAAATTGCGGCGCTCTGACTGGGGCGGTTTGCCTTTTAGGCCTGTATGCGGGAAGAGGGAAACTGGAAGAAAAGGAAGACCGGATGCTGAATGTGATGATTGAGGAGCTGGCGATATGGTTTGAAGAAAAATTCGGCAAGGAATATGGCGGCATTGACTGCCGGACTATTTTGAACGATGATCCCTGGAACCGGATGACCCGCTGCCCGGCTATGGTCAGCGAGACATATTTTAAAGCTATGGAACTTCTGGAGTATAACGGATTTGTCGCTAAGACCGACACGGGTGAGGCAATGATCTGA
- a CDS encoding XdhC family protein — MFEKLLSVVNEGRMSDIITVIDSSPDHRKYIGKMLLLHSNGHMEGELDEAAAGKIAETVRAMAWTKPVTFTVSDTAGGHYRLFWDRVESEARAIVLGGGHISQPLVQMLSMLDFNVTVIDDRPEFANPSRFPGARLVICDNFQKALAGLKIDAATSVMIVTRGHRYDLECLRATVNSKAFYLGMIGSQRRVREVLSLIEGEGVSKELLQRLRSPVGLDIKAQTPAEIAVSIVAELIMTYRGGGSGRPLSRKKGE; from the coding sequence ATGTTCGAAAAGTTGCTGTCTGTCGTAAATGAGGGACGTATGTCGGATATTATAACGGTGATTGACAGTTCACCGGATCATCGAAAATACATCGGGAAGATGCTGCTTCTGCATTCTAATGGGCATATGGAAGGCGAACTGGATGAGGCGGCAGCCGGCAAGATTGCCGAAACAGTCCGGGCAATGGCTTGGACTAAGCCTGTCACTTTTACTGTCAGCGACACAGCCGGCGGGCATTATCGGCTTTTTTGGGACAGAGTCGAAAGCGAGGCGCGGGCCATTGTTCTGGGCGGTGGGCACATTAGCCAGCCTCTGGTGCAGATGCTGTCCATGTTGGATTTTAATGTGACTGTAATTGATGACCGCCCTGAATTCGCCAATCCCTCACGGTTCCCCGGCGCCCGGCTGGTCATCTGCGACAACTTTCAAAAAGCCCTGGCCGGTTTGAAAATTGATGCGGCAACCTCTGTCATGATTGTCACCAGAGGTCACAGGTATGATCTGGAGTGCCTGCGGGCTACCGTAAACAGCAAGGCCTTTTATCTGGGGATGATCGGCAGCCAAAGGCGGGTCCGGGAGGTGCTGTCCCTCATAGAGGGAGAAGGCGTTTCCAAAGAGCTTCTTCAGAGACTGCGGTCCCCTGTCGGCCTGGATATCAAAGCCCAGACCCCCGCAGAAATCGCCGTCAGCATTGTGGCGGAACTGATCATGACTTATCGCGGCGGCGGGTCAGGCCGCCCTTTGAGCAGGAAAAAGGGGGAATAA
- a CDS encoding ABC transporter ATP-binding protein encodes MKGMECRIGIALAGIGKRYKDRELFRDLNLAVEPGDCLTVTGSNGSGKSTLLKVMAGLLKASEGKVSYSRNGQDLNRDEWFEYFGMVSPEVVMYQHLTGEENVGFFCRTRGLSVSAGEIAACCRTAGLVRAASNRVHTYSTGMKQRLKFAVLLAVNPACWILDEPSSNLDGEGRVWLRQLVHSVLSREKTVILATNEPAEVEYATKSITLG; translated from the coding sequence ATGAAGGGGATGGAGTGCCGCATTGGCATTGCGCTTGCCGGTATCGGCAAGCGCTACAAAGACCGGGAGTTGTTCCGGGATCTGAATCTTGCCGTCGAACCGGGGGATTGCCTGACAGTCACCGGCAGCAACGGTTCAGGCAAGTCCACACTATTAAAAGTCATGGCCGGGCTGCTTAAGGCTTCAGAGGGAAAGGTTTCTTATTCCCGGAACGGGCAAGACTTGAATCGGGATGAATGGTTTGAATACTTTGGCATGGTTTCGCCGGAAGTGGTCATGTATCAGCATTTGACCGGCGAGGAGAACGTAGGATTTTTCTGCCGGACACGGGGCCTGTCCGTGAGCGCCGGCGAAATCGCCGCCTGCTGCCGGACAGCAGGTCTGGTCCGGGCAGCGTCAAACCGGGTGCACACTTACTCCACCGGCATGAAACAGCGGCTAAAGTTCGCCGTGCTGCTGGCAGTGAACCCGGCTTGCTGGATTTTGGACGAGCCCTCCTCCAATCTTGACGGCGAGGGCAGGGTCTGGCTGAGGCAATTGGTACATTCCGTCCTCAGCCGGGAAAAGACCGTCATTCTCGCCACCAATGAGCCAGCGGAGGTAGAATATGCCACAAAATCTATTACTCTGGGCTAG
- a CDS encoding heme exporter protein CcmB: MPQNLLLWARAIQAVLKKDALGEYRSRYIFASLGMFTLITLSSISMSLGGADLPASLLAALFWVILFFSAMSGLSRVFVQEQDAGTLVALCIYAGAQAVLFGKLLFNLILLTGLLFIIVPLFILFFNVQVWHWGEFAAVTLLGVAGLASVSTLTAALVTPAKGKGTLFTVLTFPLLLPQFLAAIQATKQVFSQVTVDTAYYGFMLGYDVSVIAAATILFDYLWRE; this comes from the coding sequence ATGCCACAAAATCTATTACTCTGGGCTAGAGCAATCCAGGCAGTCTTAAAGAAAGACGCCCTGGGCGAATACCGTTCCCGTTATATCTTTGCTTCCCTTGGCATGTTTACTCTGATTACCCTTTCCAGTATCAGCATGAGTCTCGGCGGCGCCGACTTGCCGGCCTCCCTTTTGGCGGCTCTGTTTTGGGTGATACTGTTTTTTTCGGCCATGTCCGGTCTGTCCCGGGTATTTGTCCAGGAACAGGATGCGGGAACGCTGGTTGCGCTATGTATCTATGCGGGGGCCCAGGCAGTGTTGTTTGGAAAATTGCTGTTTAACCTGATTTTGCTGACCGGGCTGCTGTTTATCATCGTGCCTTTATTTATTTTATTTTTCAACGTTCAGGTCTGGCATTGGGGTGAGTTCGCGGCTGTGACTCTCCTGGGCGTTGCCGGACTGGCTTCGGTTTCGACTCTCACCGCCGCATTGGTGACGCCGGCCAAAGGCAAAGGGACTCTCTTTACCGTCCTGACCTTTCCCTTGCTTTTGCCCCAGTTTCTGGCGGCCATTCAGGCGACGAAGCAGGTATTTTCCCAGGTGACGGTTGATACGGCATACTATGGATTTATGTTGGGATATGACGTCAGTGTGATCGCTGCCGCAACGATTTTGTTTGATTATCTGTGGCGGGAATAG
- the ccsA gene encoding cytochrome c biogenesis protein: MWRYGLAIWTAVVIWAVFYLVPPAEGLGELVRIAYFHIPVAWVSVLAFFAAAWWACRYLKSGEGQDDQKSAAAALLGFVFCLLATVSGAVFAKLTWGAYWNWDPRQTTIFVLLLIYGAYLVLRASLEDEDVRARISSVYALLSVVTVPFLVFVIPRFYASLHPEPIINRAGNLDMDPVMLYVLLAAVIACSGIFFWLVSLIASKQKLSAVKVKGRLEG; the protein is encoded by the coding sequence ATGTGGCGTTATGGTTTGGCAATCTGGACGGCTGTTGTAATCTGGGCAGTATTTTATCTGGTGCCTCCTGCCGAAGGGCTGGGAGAACTGGTGCGAATCGCCTATTTTCATATTCCTGTAGCCTGGGTGTCGGTGCTGGCCTTTTTTGCGGCAGCATGGTGGGCCTGCCGGTATTTAAAGAGCGGTGAGGGGCAGGATGACCAAAAAAGCGCTGCCGCGGCTTTGCTGGGTTTTGTATTTTGCCTTCTGGCCACGGTCAGCGGCGCCGTATTCGCCAAACTGACCTGGGGCGCCTATTGGAACTGGGACCCCCGGCAGACGACGATTTTTGTTCTGCTCCTGATTTATGGGGCATATCTCGTCCTGCGGGCTTCCCTGGAAGATGAGGACGTCCGGGCCAGGATATCCTCGGTCTATGCGCTGCTGTCAGTGGTTACAGTGCCGTTTTTGGTATTTGTCATTCCACGGTTCTATGCTTCGCTGCATCCGGAGCCCATTATTAATCGCGCGGGTAATTTGGACATGGACCCGGTCATGCTGTACGTGCTGCTGGCTGCGGTGATCGCCTGCAGCGGTATCTTTTTCTGGCTGGTATCCCTGATTGCGTCAA